One stretch of Rathayibacter festucae DSM 15932 DNA includes these proteins:
- a CDS encoding GTP pyrophosphokinase codes for MLQYKFGMDEIVTKVTILQEEFREMREYNPIEHVSSRLKSADSLIEKIERKGCDTSFEGIAAAVTDIAGVRITCSFVSDVYRVFDMLTSQADVRVLEVKDYIATPKENGYKSLHAIVEVPVFLSGGSVDVCVEVQFRTIAMDFWASLEHKIYYKYDRQVPQQLLDGLSDAARTAAALDADMERLHRQVRGELPLDPVLRILDV; via the coding sequence ATGCTGCAGTACAAGTTCGGCATGGACGAGATCGTCACGAAGGTGACGATCCTGCAGGAGGAGTTCCGCGAGATGCGGGAGTACAACCCGATCGAGCACGTGTCGAGCCGGCTGAAGTCGGCCGACAGCCTGATCGAGAAGATCGAGCGCAAGGGCTGCGACACCTCCTTCGAGGGCATCGCCGCCGCCGTCACCGACATCGCGGGCGTCCGGATCACCTGCAGCTTCGTCTCCGACGTCTACCGCGTCTTCGACATGCTCACCTCGCAGGCCGACGTCCGCGTCCTCGAGGTGAAGGACTACATCGCCACTCCGAAGGAGAACGGCTACAAGAGCCTGCACGCGATCGTCGAGGTGCCGGTGTTCCTCTCGGGAGGCTCGGTCGACGTCTGCGTCGAGGTCCAGTTCCGCACCATCGCGATGGACTTCTGGGCGAGCCTCGAGCACAAGATCTACTACAAGTACGACCGCCAGGTCCCGCAGCAGCTGCTCGACGGCCTGTCCGACGCCGCGCGCACCGCCGCCGCCCTCGACGCCGACATGGAGCGCCTGCACCGCCAGGTCCGCGGCGAGCTCCCGCTCGACCCGGTCCTCCGCATCCTCGACGTCTGA
- the ypfJ gene encoding KPN_02809 family neutral zinc metallopeptidase — protein MTFNDDSQLSGGKVRRRGRTTGIAVGGGAVGVVVLALLSQLLGVDLSGLGGLVGGGGGSSPEQITSTAVACDSGADANAEVDCRLEGAAESLDRYWAGAAGSVGATYTTTGGVIVFEDQTSTGCGNATAAVGPFYCPPDQTIYLDTDFFDELRTRFDTSGGSLAQMYILAHEWGHHIQSLTGAMESADRSGTGPDSDSVRLELQADCYAGAWVGDASTVPDETGTPYLKPVTQEQYRDALSAAAAVGDDRIQEQATGTVDPEGWTHGSAEQRQRWFQAGFDADATACDTFAVAGSAL, from the coding sequence ATGACCTTCAACGACGACTCCCAGCTCAGCGGCGGCAAGGTCCGCCGGCGCGGCCGCACCACCGGCATCGCGGTCGGCGGCGGCGCGGTGGGCGTCGTCGTGCTCGCCCTGCTCTCGCAGCTGCTCGGGGTCGACCTGTCCGGGCTCGGCGGTCTCGTCGGCGGTGGCGGCGGATCCTCGCCGGAGCAGATCACCAGCACGGCCGTCGCCTGCGACAGCGGCGCCGATGCCAACGCCGAGGTCGACTGCCGGCTCGAGGGCGCGGCGGAGTCGCTCGACCGCTACTGGGCCGGCGCGGCGGGCTCCGTCGGGGCGACCTACACGACGACCGGCGGAGTGATCGTCTTCGAGGACCAGACCAGCACCGGCTGCGGCAACGCCACCGCCGCGGTGGGCCCGTTCTACTGCCCGCCGGACCAGACGATCTACCTCGACACCGACTTCTTCGACGAGCTGCGCACCCGCTTCGACACCTCGGGCGGCTCGCTCGCGCAGATGTACATCCTGGCCCACGAGTGGGGCCACCACATCCAGAGCCTGACCGGCGCGATGGAGTCGGCCGACCGCAGCGGCACCGGCCCCGACTCCGACTCCGTGCGCCTCGAGCTGCAGGCCGACTGCTACGCCGGAGCCTGGGTCGGCGACGCCTCCACCGTGCCCGACGAGACCGGGACCCCCTATCTCAAGCCCGTGACGCAGGAGCAGTACCGCGACGCCCTGAGCGCCGCCGCGGCCGTCGGCGACGACCGCATCCAGGAGCAGGCGACCGGCACCGTCGACCCCGAGGGCTGGACCCACGGCTCCGCCGAGCAGCGCCAGCGCTGGTTCCAGGCCGGCTTCGACGCCGACGCCACCGCCTGCGACACCTTCGCCGTCGCGGGCTCCGCCCTCTGA
- a CDS encoding MFS transporter: MPDSDRRSLTRSPSPRLITAVLAFAGMSASFMQTLVVPIQSELPTLLGADRSETAWVITATLLSACILTPVSGRLGDLYGKRRMALAALVVLVLGSIVCAFADDVWTLVVGRALQGAVMGVIPLGISILRDTLHRDRLPGAIALVSATLGIGGALGLPLSALVAENLDWHVLFWMSAGLGVLDIVLVLLVIPVSTLRSPGRFDVVGTIGLAIGLSGILIAVSRGNDAGWTSPGILGSGLGGVAVLLIWGWYELRQESPLVDLRVAARPAVLFTNLASVAVGFAFFGAQITLPQRLELPAASGVGFGLSLIVASLVLAPSGLAMMATSPLAARLSAQSGPRLVLVSGAALIAVSYLLILPFGAEVWQILVINALIGVGLGLAYAAMPTLIMHAVPASETAAANGLNSLMRTLGTTLSSAVTAAVLAQLTVSVGSVDLPSSEAFETTFVIGAIGAVVAVVLGLLIPKVSRPEVRPALP; the protein is encoded by the coding sequence GTGCCCGACTCCGATAGACGCTCGCTCACCCGCTCGCCCAGCCCCCGCCTGATCACCGCCGTCCTCGCCTTCGCGGGGATGAGCGCGTCGTTCATGCAGACGCTGGTCGTCCCGATCCAGTCGGAGCTGCCCACCCTGCTCGGCGCAGACCGGAGCGAGACCGCCTGGGTGATCACCGCGACCCTGCTCAGCGCCTGCATCCTCACCCCGGTCTCCGGGCGTCTCGGCGACCTCTACGGCAAGCGCCGGATGGCCCTCGCCGCGCTCGTCGTCCTCGTGCTCGGCTCGATCGTCTGCGCCTTCGCGGACGACGTCTGGACGCTCGTGGTCGGCCGCGCCCTCCAGGGTGCGGTGATGGGCGTCATCCCGCTCGGCATCTCGATCCTCCGCGACACCCTGCACCGCGACCGCCTGCCCGGCGCGATCGCCCTCGTCAGCGCCACGCTCGGCATCGGTGGCGCGCTCGGCCTGCCGCTCAGCGCCCTGGTCGCCGAGAACCTCGACTGGCACGTGCTGTTCTGGATGTCCGCCGGGCTCGGCGTGCTCGACATCGTCCTCGTGCTCCTCGTCATCCCCGTCTCGACCCTGCGCTCGCCCGGCCGCTTCGACGTCGTCGGCACGATCGGCCTCGCGATCGGCCTCAGCGGCATCCTGATCGCCGTCTCCCGCGGCAACGACGCGGGCTGGACGAGCCCCGGCATCCTCGGCTCGGGCCTCGGCGGCGTCGCGGTCCTGCTGATCTGGGGCTGGTACGAGCTGCGCCAGGAGAGCCCGCTCGTCGACCTCCGGGTCGCCGCCCGCCCGGCGGTGCTGTTCACCAACCTCGCCTCGGTGGCCGTCGGCTTCGCCTTCTTCGGCGCGCAGATCACCCTGCCGCAGCGCCTCGAGCTGCCGGCCGCGTCCGGCGTCGGCTTCGGCCTCAGCCTCATCGTGGCGAGCCTGGTCCTGGCGCCCTCGGGCCTGGCGATGATGGCGACCTCGCCGCTCGCCGCCCGGCTCTCGGCGCAGTCCGGGCCGCGCCTGGTGCTGGTCTCGGGAGCGGCGCTGATCGCGGTGTCCTACCTGCTGATCCTCCCGTTCGGCGCGGAGGTCTGGCAGATCCTCGTGATCAACGCGCTGATCGGCGTCGGCCTCGGCCTCGCCTACGCCGCGATGCCGACCCTGATCATGCACGCGGTGCCGGCCTCCGAGACCGCAGCGGCGAACGGCCTGAACTCGCTGATGCGCACCCTCGGCACGACGCTGTCGTCCGCGGTAACCGCGGCGGTCCTGGCGCAGCTGACCGTCTCGGTGGGCTCCGTCGACCTGCCGAGCTCGGAGGCGTTCGAGACGACGTTCGTCATCGGCGCGATCGGCGCGGTGGTCGCCGTGGTGCTCGGGCTGCTGATCCCGAAGGTGTCCCGCCCGGAGGTGCGTCCGGCGCTGCCCTGA
- a CDS encoding CPBP family intramembrane glutamic endopeptidase: protein MNPAPFPPPDPSTVAPEQPAVAAAPPHGGPAFAWAPPPEPQPSVDAPYSSLLYLPDPRVRWGLPTAALTIAGIVLPLALLIVLFGFGVLPYSPGLVFAGSFASYLVALVIPFAASKLRGLGSLAADYGLRFRWIDVPIGIGLGIGVRIAIVAVLIVFSPLLGEAESNLELDPDPLWFVLSSVMIPVLVAPIVEEILCRGVVMRAVRNRMLRTKGDAAPPTRGRRVWAAVFSVIASTLVFALLHGHQMVNPATVVTLGTTTVIAGLAHGWISTVTGRLGAAIVSHATLNGSAVLLLVLVTALG from the coding sequence ATGAATCCCGCCCCCTTTCCGCCGCCCGATCCGTCGACCGTCGCCCCCGAGCAGCCTGCCGTCGCCGCCGCGCCGCCGCACGGTGGGCCCGCCTTCGCCTGGGCGCCGCCGCCCGAGCCGCAGCCGTCGGTCGACGCTCCGTACTCCTCTCTCCTCTATCTGCCGGATCCGCGGGTGCGCTGGGGGCTGCCGACGGCGGCGCTGACGATCGCCGGGATCGTGCTGCCGCTCGCGCTGCTGATCGTGCTGTTCGGCTTCGGGGTGCTGCCCTACTCCCCCGGGCTCGTGTTCGCGGGGTCGTTCGCCAGCTACCTGGTCGCGCTCGTCATCCCGTTCGCCGCGTCGAAGCTCCGCGGGCTGGGGTCGCTCGCCGCGGACTACGGGCTGCGGTTCCGCTGGATCGACGTGCCGATCGGCATCGGGCTGGGGATCGGCGTGCGGATCGCGATCGTCGCCGTGCTGATCGTGTTCTCGCCGCTGCTGGGCGAGGCGGAGAGCAACCTCGAGCTCGACCCCGACCCGCTGTGGTTCGTGCTGAGCTCCGTGATGATCCCGGTGCTGGTCGCACCGATCGTCGAGGAGATCCTCTGCCGCGGGGTCGTCATGCGGGCGGTCCGCAACCGGATGCTGCGGACGAAGGGCGATGCGGCACCGCCGACCCGCGGGCGCCGGGTCTGGGCGGCGGTGTTCAGCGTGATCGCGTCGACGCTGGTCTTCGCCCTGCTGCACGGGCACCAGATGGTGAATCCGGCGACGGTGGTCACGCTGGGGACGACGACGGTGATCGCCGGGCTGGCGCACGGCTGGATCTCCACGGTGACCGGGCGGCTCGGCGCGGCGATCGTGTCGCACGCGACGCTGAACGGGTCCGCGGTGCTGCTGCTGGTGCTGGTGACGGCGCTGGGGTAG
- a CDS encoding nuclear transport factor 2 family protein, giving the protein MIEIESWIAGYEKAWATDDPADVAALFTEGAEYFTAPYAEAITPREAIVEWWVAESEPDDPTFAWGLVALTETTAVVEARTIYPSDRTYLNLWVIRFAEDGRACSFTEWYMEEPSDSVS; this is encoded by the coding sequence ATGATCGAGATCGAGAGCTGGATCGCCGGCTACGAGAAGGCCTGGGCGACGGACGACCCCGCGGATGTGGCGGCGCTCTTCACCGAGGGCGCGGAGTACTTCACGGCGCCGTACGCGGAGGCGATCACTCCGCGGGAGGCGATCGTGGAGTGGTGGGTCGCGGAGAGCGAGCCGGACGACCCGACGTTCGCGTGGGGGCTCGTCGCGCTGACGGAGACCACGGCGGTGGTGGAGGCGCGGACCATCTACCCCTCGGACCGCACGTACCTGAATCTGTGGGTGATCCGCTTCGCGGAGGACGGGCGGGCGTGCTCCTTCACGGAGTGGTACATGGAGGAGCCGAGCGACTCGGTGAGCTGA